The following are from one region of the Mycolicibacterium helvum genome:
- a CDS encoding helix-turn-helix transcriptional regulator, with the protein MDENPDDKWLTRQDLADRYGLPVKTPAEWASKGTGPRYAKFGRHVRYLLSDVIDWERKQFAEGKRDSA; encoded by the coding sequence ATGGATGAGAACCCCGATGACAAGTGGCTTACCCGCCAAGATCTCGCCGACCGATACGGGCTGCCAGTCAAGACGCCGGCCGAGTGGGCCTCGAAGGGGACTGGTCCGCGGTACGCCAAGTTCGGGCGGCACGTCCGGTACCTGCTAAGCGACGTAATTGACTGGGAAAGAAAGCAATTCGCTGAAGGCAAGCGCGACTCGGCTTAA